Proteins found in one Fibrobacter sp. UWT2 genomic segment:
- the thiL gene encoding thiamine-phosphate kinase, with product MFPNLGEFNFIQALLKGSADFKKEPPVTRGWLGVGDDCAQFDGWLVTKDLSVENTHFRLDWSTPEQAVEKHIVSNVSDISAMGGIPRFAVLGLCINKNWSLETRTRVQTAISQGFAKRGIALIGGDTVVGDVGMFSTTLLGLLENENSKPLLRSAVKPGDKLYVNGTLGKSDAGLWLLMNHPEAKDEFPTLVEYHLSPKICERAGAELLRLGAFGACMDISDGLSSELNHLALSSNVSLQIDEQKLPIDPEVLRLCAKYGQNPLNFALNGGEEYELLFANSSPKSIFMKNTQLGEVCEIGYAAEKSVGDPVNMLCKNGEKMPVQPRAWSHL from the coding sequence ATGTTTCCTAACCTAGGCGAATTCAATTTTATTCAGGCCCTTTTGAAGGGCTCCGCCGACTTTAAAAAAGAACCTCCCGTAACAAGAGGATGGCTCGGCGTGGGCGACGATTGTGCTCAATTTGACGGTTGGCTCGTGACCAAGGATTTGTCGGTCGAAAACACGCATTTCAGGTTGGATTGGTCAACGCCGGAACAGGCGGTCGAAAAGCATATCGTTTCAAACGTGTCCGATATTTCTGCCATGGGTGGAATCCCGCGCTTTGCGGTTCTCGGGCTTTGCATCAATAAGAACTGGTCCCTAGAAACCCGTACCCGCGTGCAGACCGCGATTTCACAGGGTTTTGCCAAGCGTGGCATCGCGCTGATTGGCGGTGACACGGTCGTGGGCGATGTGGGAATGTTTTCGACAACGCTCTTGGGCTTGCTTGAAAATGAAAATTCGAAACCGCTGTTGCGCTCGGCGGTAAAACCGGGCGATAAGTTGTACGTGAACGGGACGCTTGGTAAATCGGATGCGGGTCTTTGGCTGTTGATGAACCACCCTGAAGCCAAGGATGAATTCCCGACGCTGGTGGAATACCACCTGTCGCCCAAGATTTGCGAACGGGCGGGGGCGGAACTTTTGCGCTTGGGGGCCTTTGGGGCGTGCATGGACATTAGTGACGGGCTTTCGTCGGAACTGAACCATTTGGCTCTATCTTCGAATGTGAGTTTGCAAATTGACGAGCAAAAACTCCCGATTGACCCCGAAGTTTTGCGATTGTGCGCAAAATATGGCCAAAATCCCCTAAATTTTGCATTAAATGGCGGAGAAGAATACGAACTTCTATTTGCAAATTCTAGCCCAAAAAGTATATTTATGAAAAATACCCAATTGGGCGAGGTGTGCGAAATTGGATATGCTGCGGAAAAATCCGTTGGCGACCCAGTGAACATGCTTTGCAAAAATGGAGAAAAAATGCCCGTTCAACCGCGGGCGTGGTCGCATTTATGA
- a CDS encoding GspE/PulE family protein yields MINSNKMNLGQLLLRQGVLDEDQLAHAMAEHKRTGLMLSKILVRLGMVSEETLTNILGSQMQSSTKMRIGEMLLAQGYITQEQLDKALETQKTSGKRLGRTLVDLGFMPEERLIEILSRQFEVPYVKLENFNIDPEAYTFLPEDMCKQYKVLPLFVQKGEDDRRQVRSVMTIAMTDPTNMRTISIVKFKVRMDVDIVMASEADVMKAIERVFAGHSDSGNEESLAELIGESKEGEELETVERGQGNSDEPELSDEEGRAVVKIVTTLIHEAIARKASDIHLEPQETFLKLRYRIDGDLQVMSPIPARLMPQILSRIKLLSKMDIAEKRKPLDGRFTVRYKGSEVDLRVSSFPISLRKRGVCEKIVMRILNPNSGQFPLKDMGFDPRVLKQFIDAINAPNGIVLVTGPTGSGKSTTLYASIREILDSTINISTMEDPVELNIDGVNQGQINNAAGFTFAAGIRALLRQDPDVIMIGEMRDQETSSMAIEAALTGHLVFSTLHTNDAAGAFPRLLEMGLEPFLVSTAIKGVLAQRLVRRICKYCKEPVEISQAMRDEFHLSPDMQFYHGKGCDKCEGSGYKGRCGIYEFLVPNETVRNLIIKRSSGDVIKRAAMQECGMITLRMDGIQKALDGHTTLEQAIGASTSDD; encoded by the coding sequence ATGATAAATAGCAATAAGATGAACTTGGGCCAGCTTCTGCTTCGTCAAGGCGTATTGGACGAAGACCAGTTGGCGCATGCCATGGCCGAACACAAGCGTACCGGTCTTATGCTCAGTAAGATCCTGGTGCGCTTGGGAATGGTGAGCGAAGAAACGCTGACGAACATTCTCGGTTCGCAAATGCAGTCCTCGACCAAGATGCGTATCGGTGAGATGCTCCTTGCTCAGGGTTACATTACCCAGGAGCAGTTGGACAAGGCTCTAGAAACGCAGAAGACTTCGGGCAAGCGTCTAGGGCGTACCCTGGTGGACTTGGGCTTCATGCCCGAGGAACGCTTGATCGAAATTCTTTCGAGACAGTTCGAAGTTCCGTACGTAAAGCTTGAAAACTTCAATATTGACCCGGAAGCCTATACCTTCTTGCCCGAAGACATGTGTAAGCAGTACAAGGTGCTTCCCTTGTTCGTGCAGAAGGGCGAAGACGACCGCCGCCAGGTCCGTTCCGTGATGACCATTGCCATGACGGACCCCACGAACATGCGCACGATCAGCATCGTGAAGTTCAAGGTCCGTATGGATGTCGACATCGTGATGGCTTCCGAAGCCGACGTGATGAAGGCGATTGAACGCGTCTTTGCGGGTCACAGTGATAGTGGCAACGAAGAATCTCTTGCTGAACTTATTGGAGAATCTAAAGAAGGCGAAGAACTGGAAACCGTGGAACGCGGTCAGGGCAACAGCGACGAACCTGAACTTTCTGACGAAGAAGGCCGCGCTGTGGTGAAAATCGTGACCACGTTGATCCACGAAGCCATTGCCCGTAAGGCATCTGATATTCACCTGGAACCGCAGGAAACGTTCCTTAAGCTGCGTTACCGTATTGACGGTGACCTGCAGGTGATGTCCCCGATTCCGGCACGTTTGATGCCGCAGATTCTTTCGCGTATTAAGCTCCTTTCGAAGATGGATATTGCTGAAAAGCGTAAACCCTTGGATGGTCGTTTTACCGTGCGTTACAAGGGTTCCGAAGTTGACCTTCGTGTGAGCTCGTTCCCGATTTCTCTGCGTAAGCGCGGCGTTTGCGAAAAAATCGTTATGCGTATTTTGAACCCGAATTCCGGTCAGTTCCCGCTGAAGGATATGGGTTTTGACCCGCGCGTGCTCAAGCAGTTTATTGATGCGATTAATGCTCCTAACGGTATTGTGCTGGTGACCGGTCCTACCGGTTCCGGTAAGTCTACCACGCTTTATGCTTCTATTCGAGAAATTTTGGATTCCACGATTAACATCTCTACGATGGAAGACCCGGTGGAATTGAATATTGATGGTGTGAACCAAGGTCAGATCAACAACGCCGCAGGCTTTACCTTTGCGGCGGGCATTCGCGCCCTGCTGCGTCAGGACCCGGATGTGATTATGATCGGTGAAATGCGTGACCAAGAAACTTCGTCCATGGCTATTGAAGCTGCTTTAACGGGTCACTTGGTCTTCAGTACGCTCCATACCAACGACGCCGCCGGTGCATTCCCGCGTTTGCTCGAAATGGGTCTGGAACCGTTCCTTGTGTCTACCGCTATCAAGGGTGTGCTGGCACAGCGTCTTGTGCGCCGCATCTGTAAGTATTGTAAGGAACCTGTTGAAATTTCGCAGGCCATGCGTGACGAATTCCACTTGAGCCCCGACATGCAGTTCTACCACGGCAAGGGTTGCGACAAGTGTGAAGGCTCGGGCTACAAGGGCCGTTGCGGTATTTACGAATTCCTGGTGCCGAACGAAACGGTGCGTAACCTGATTATCAAGCGTTCTTCGGGCGACGTGA